The DNA window TCTCCCCCGATCACGTCGTGCTGGACGCGGTGTCCATATGGAGGGGCCGGACCCACAGTTACGTACATGTGCGGATTCCGCCGCCCTGCCTACCCTCGGGTACGTCCACCGCAGCCGCCCCGACGTTGGTCCGACCGTAACGCGTCCGTGATTCGAGAGGCACTCGCATGACCCCCCAGAACGGCCCTGCCCCCCGTGAACCGCGCGGCCCCGTCGACTCCTCCCGGATCCCGCGCTACGCCGGGCCCGCGACCTTCGCCCGCCTGCCGCGCCTGGACGAGGTCGGCACGGCGGACGTGGCCGTCGTCGGCGTGCCCTTCGACACCGGCGTCTCCTACCGGCCGGGCGCCCGCTTCGGCGGCAACGCCATCCGCGAGGCCTCCCGCCTGCTGCGCCCGTACAACCCGGCGCAGGACGCCTCCCCCTTCGCCCTCGCGCAGGTCGCGGACGCCGGTGACATCGCCGCGAACCCGTTCAACATCGACGAGGCCGTCGAGACCATCGAGGGCGCGGCCGACGACCTGCTCGGCACCGGCGCCCGCATGATGACCCTGGGCGGCGACCACACCATCGCCCTGCCCCTGCTGCGCTCGGTCGCCAAGAAGCACGGCCCCGTCGCCCTGCTGCACTTCGACGCGCACCTGGACACCTGGGACACCTACTTCGGCGCCGAGTACACCCACGGCACGCCGTTCCGCCGGGCCGTCGAGGAGGGCATCCTCGACACCGAGGCGCTGTCCCACGTCGGCACGCGCGGCCCGCTGTACGGCAAGAAGGACCTCACCGACGACGAGAAGATGGGCTTCGGCATCGTCACCTCGGCCGACGTCATGCGCCGGGGCGTCGACGAGATCGCCGACCAGCTGCGCCAGCGCGTCGGGGACCGCCCGCTGTACATCTCCATCGACATCGACGTCCTGGACCCGGCCCACGCCCCCGGCACCGGCACCCCGGAGGCCGGCGGCCTGACCTCCCGCGAGCTGCTGGAGATCATCCGCGGCCTGTCCTCCTGCAACCTGGTCTCCGCCGACCTGGTCGAGGTCGCCCCGGCCTACGACCACGCCGAGATCACGTCCGTGGCCGCGTCCCACGCCGCCTACGAGCTGACGACGATCATGTCGCGGCAGATCGCCGCTTCGCGCGGCTGACGCCACCCTTCGGCGAGCGCCGGGCGGGCCGGGAATCCGGGCCGCCCGGCGCTCGCCGTTTTCCGGGGGAGGGGGAGTCCTCGGGGCCGCCGCACCGCGTCAAAGGTGCGTAAGTCCGGACCTGAGGTCCGACAAGGGCGCGTAAGGATCCGGTGACGGGCCGTGCCCGGACGGTTGGCTGGGGTGATCGCCCACCTCCGTCCCCCGTCGAAGGCCACCCCGTTGACCCTGCACCTCCTCCCCGAACAGGACGTCCTCCCGCCGAGCCCGGCCCCGCCCCCGGGGCGGAAGCGGCAACGGCACCGGCGGGTGGACGGGGGCGCCGTCGACCTCCGCCAGCTCGCCGTCTCCCTCCCGGACGCCTTCCGCAAGCTGCACCCCCGGGTCATGGTCAAGCACCCGGTGCTGTTCGTGGTCGAGGCCGGCTCCGTCCTCACCACCCTCTCCGCGCTCCTCGACCCGTCCCCCTTCACCTGGCTCATCAGCGTCTGGCTCTGGCTGACCGTG is part of the Streptomyces roseifaciens genome and encodes:
- the speB gene encoding agmatinase — its product is MTPQNGPAPREPRGPVDSSRIPRYAGPATFARLPRLDEVGTADVAVVGVPFDTGVSYRPGARFGGNAIREASRLLRPYNPAQDASPFALAQVADAGDIAANPFNIDEAVETIEGAADDLLGTGARMMTLGGDHTIALPLLRSVAKKHGPVALLHFDAHLDTWDTYFGAEYTHGTPFRRAVEEGILDTEALSHVGTRGPLYGKKDLTDDEKMGFGIVTSADVMRRGVDEIADQLRQRVGDRPLYISIDIDVLDPAHAPGTGTPEAGGLTSRELLEIIRGLSSCNLVSADLVEVAPAYDHAEITSVAASHAAYELTTIMSRQIAASRG